A genome region from Nitrospinota bacterium includes the following:
- a CDS encoding radical SAM protein: protein MTNSMDLFYKIYMATKVLLKGFPSQGVGAIDATNQCNLRCKHCYYYTNEPDGQLSINQWIEKFEALKRNGFPFLQCTWTGGEPLLRKELIEIGKEYFRSNTVTTNGTIDLPEWPKVNFYVSIDGTEEYHEDLRGQKGIYKLIKKNVDRSDLKVTLACVITKRNYHCLEELVEEWSKTNVRGIIFDFYTPMQGIEDDLWLDFEIRDKVIDRLIKLKKKYPDFFLLSENILRLMKSKTCHTITQNCLYPKAAFCFDALGNTKKPCMLGPGADCSRCGCVVPFYLVAMRDKRFFLSMKLKALREKILHR, encoded by the coding sequence ATGACAAATTCAATGGATCTATTTTACAAAATCTATATGGCAACAAAGGTCTTGCTAAAGGGTTTTCCTTCCCAAGGTGTAGGAGCCATTGATGCCACGAACCAATGTAATTTGCGCTGTAAGCACTGTTACTATTATACTAATGAGCCCGATGGCCAGTTAAGCATCAACCAATGGATAGAAAAATTTGAGGCCTTAAAAAGGAATGGATTTCCTTTTCTACAGTGTACCTGGACTGGTGGTGAGCCGCTGCTTCGCAAAGAGCTTATAGAGATAGGCAAAGAGTATTTTCGATCCAATACAGTAACAACGAATGGGACTATAGATCTTCCTGAATGGCCCAAAGTGAATTTTTATGTCTCCATAGATGGTACAGAAGAATATCATGAAGATTTAAGAGGCCAAAAGGGTATTTATAAACTCATCAAGAAAAATGTAGATCGGTCAGATCTCAAAGTTACTTTGGCTTGTGTTATTACAAAGAGGAATTATCACTGCCTAGAGGAGCTAGTAGAGGAGTGGTCCAAGACCAATGTTAGAGGTATTATCTTTGATTTTTATACGCCCATGCAGGGGATTGAGGATGACCTCTGGCTGGATTTCGAAATACGGGATAAGGTGATTGATAGGCTAATCAAGCTAAAAAAGAAATACCCTGACTTTTTTCTACTATCAGAAAATATCCTTCGACTCATGAAATCAAAAACTTGTCATACAATCACTCAGAACTGCCTTTATCCAAAAGCGGCCTTTTGCTTTGATGCCTTGGGTAACACAAAGAAACCTTGTATGTTAGGTCCCGGGGCAGACTGTTCACGCTGCGGTTGTGTTGTTCCTTTCTACCTCGTAGCTATGCGCGACAAGCGATTTTTCCTCTCCATGAAACTGAAAGCACTAAGAGAGAAGATACTCCACCGTTGA